In one Nocardia tengchongensis genomic region, the following are encoded:
- the dnaA gene encoding chromosomal replication initiator protein DnaA, with protein MSRPPACAVYCQLIAANPQVRAESEESDTRSRVSPGCPHLWIIVWKYPWSGIFVGPTVPRRRPVTGGAEQRRPSVAIDLHPGRTTFVDDDQNVLTAVWPEVIAELASGSADGEIQPVSKAHKAWLNTIEPITFAQGFALLSVPGTMAQVTVERDLRELILRSLARRGLQVEGLGVRIRAQQNPPAGRSVNAPRHARMTSRPERPREPEPTPPAYAPEPPMAERPQPSYQTQPEYAPRYLPPQDYPADYDERDAYPPVEYGQPPMAEELPMSGSDRPQAGAERSVPASERPMPGGEPAGQLGPRPDRRRENHRGAPMPPGQESLFSPDPDDEPVRPAPQRYPDEPAPQRYADEPGSQRYSDEPAAQRYADEPAPQRYADEPAPPRYSDEPAPQRYADEPAARYTDEPAPRYADEPAARRPVDEPHDDEPVVNVRNSWPTYFNRPPEREREPAPSNGSASLNAKYTFDTFVIGASNRFAHAAAVAIAEAPARAYNPLFVWGASGLGKTHLLHAAGHYAQRLFPGMRVKYVSTEEFTNDFINSLRDDRKVAFKRRYRETDILLVDDIQFIEGKEGIQEEFFHTFNTLHNANKQIVVSSDRPPKQLATLEERLRTRFEWGLITDVQPPELETRIAILRKKARMDRLDVPHDVLELIASRVERNIRELEGALIRVTAFASLNGQPLDLSLAEVVLRDLMPDTATLEITAATIMAVTAEYFNTTLEELTGPGKARPLAQARQIAMYLCRELTDLSLPKIGQAFGRDHTTVMYAEKKVRKEMTERRRVYDQVQELTARIKQRSR; from the coding sequence ATGTCTCGACCTCCCGCCTGCGCAGTGTATTGCCAGCTGATAGCTGCTAACCCGCAGGTACGCGCCGAATCCGAGGAATCAGACACGCGGTCGCGTGTATCCCCAGGTTGTCCACATCTGTGGATAATTGTGTGGAAATACCCCTGGAGTGGCATATTCGTAGGGCCGACGGTACCTCGCCGACGCCCGGTGACTGGGGGAGCCGAGCAGCGCAGACCGTCTGTTGCTATCGACCTACACCCGGGGAGGACTACGTTCGTGGACGACGACCAGAATGTGCTGACAGCTGTCTGGCCGGAGGTGATCGCCGAGTTGGCGAGCGGTTCCGCGGATGGGGAGATCCAACCGGTCAGTAAGGCCCACAAGGCGTGGCTGAACACTATCGAACCGATCACCTTCGCACAGGGATTCGCCCTGCTCTCGGTGCCCGGCACGATGGCGCAGGTGACGGTCGAGCGGGACCTGCGGGAGCTCATTCTCCGCTCCCTCGCCCGTCGTGGACTCCAGGTCGAGGGCCTGGGCGTCCGCATTCGCGCGCAACAGAATCCGCCGGCCGGCCGCTCCGTCAACGCGCCGCGCCACGCGCGCATGACCTCCCGCCCCGAGCGTCCCCGCGAACCCGAGCCGACGCCCCCGGCGTACGCACCGGAGCCGCCCATGGCCGAGCGTCCACAGCCGTCGTACCAGACCCAGCCCGAGTACGCGCCGCGCTACCTGCCTCCCCAGGACTACCCGGCCGACTACGACGAGCGCGACGCTTATCCACCGGTGGAATACGGACAGCCGCCGATGGCCGAAGAATTGCCGATGTCCGGGTCCGACCGTCCCCAGGCCGGTGCCGAACGTTCCGTGCCCGCATCCGAGCGGCCGATGCCCGGTGGCGAGCCCGCCGGCCAGCTGGGACCGCGCCCCGACCGGCGCCGGGAGAACCATCGTGGTGCGCCCATGCCGCCGGGACAGGAATCACTGTTCTCGCCGGACCCCGACGACGAGCCCGTCCGGCCCGCCCCGCAGCGGTACCCCGACGAGCCCGCCCCCCAGCGGTACGCGGACGAACCCGGCTCGCAGCGGTACTCGGATGAACCCGCCGCACAGCGCTACGCCGACGAACCTGCCCCGCAGCGCTACGCCGACGAACCCGCGCCGCCGCGGTATTCGGATGAGCCCGCGCCACAGCGGTATGCCGACGAACCGGCCGCCCGCTATACGGACGAGCCCGCGCCGCGCTACGCCGACGAGCCCGCCGCGCGTCGTCCCGTGGACGAGCCGCACGACGACGAGCCGGTGGTCAATGTCCGCAATTCGTGGCCGACCTACTTCAACCGCCCGCCCGAGCGCGAACGGGAGCCCGCGCCCTCGAACGGCTCGGCCAGCCTGAACGCGAAGTACACCTTCGACACCTTCGTCATCGGTGCGTCCAACCGGTTCGCGCACGCCGCGGCGGTGGCCATCGCGGAGGCTCCGGCCCGCGCCTACAACCCGCTGTTCGTTTGGGGCGCTTCGGGTTTGGGCAAGACGCACCTGTTGCACGCGGCCGGCCACTACGCGCAGCGCCTGTTCCCGGGTATGCGGGTGAAGTACGTGTCGACCGAGGAATTCACCAACGACTTCATCAACTCGCTGCGTGACGACCGGAAGGTGGCGTTCAAGCGCCGCTACCGGGAGACCGACATCCTGCTGGTGGACGACATCCAGTTCATCGAGGGCAAGGAAGGCATCCAGGAGGAGTTCTTCCACACCTTCAACACCCTGCACAACGCGAACAAGCAGATCGTGGTGTCCTCCGACCGGCCGCCCAAGCAGCTGGCGACGCTGGAGGAGCGGCTGCGGACCCGCTTCGAGTGGGGTCTGATCACCGATGTGCAGCCGCCGGAGCTGGAGACCCGCATCGCGATCCTGCGCAAGAAGGCGCGCATGGACCGCCTGGACGTGCCGCACGACGTGCTCGAACTGATCGCCAGCCGGGTGGAGCGCAATATCCGCGAGCTGGAGGGTGCCCTGATCCGCGTCACCGCGTTCGCGTCGCTGAACGGGCAGCCGCTGGATCTGTCGCTGGCCGAGGTGGTGCTGCGGGATCTGATGCCCGACACCGCGACGCTGGAGATCACGGCGGCCACGATCATGGCGGTGACCGCGGAGTACTTCAACACCACGCTGGAGGAGCTGACCGGTCCTGGTAAGGCGCGGCCGCTGGCGCAGGCCCGGCAGATCGCCATGTACCTGTGCCGGGAACTCACCGATCTATCCCTGCCCAAGATCGGTCAGGCCTTCGGGCGCGACCACACCACGGTCATGTACGCGGAGAAGAAGGTGCGCAAGGAGATGACCGAGCGGCGCCGTGTGTACGACCAGGTTCAAGAACTCACAGCCCGAATTAAACAGCGTTCGCGCTGA
- the dnaN gene encoding DNA polymerase III subunit beta, whose product MELASMKFRVAREDFAESVAWVARSLPSRPPVPVLGGVLLVADEDGLTVSGFDYEVSAQMRVAAEVAGPGQVLVSGRLLADITKALSNKPVDVSVDGTRVLIACGSAKFSLPTMPVEDYPQLPELPPQTGELAVDLFSEAVSQVAVAAGRDDTLPMLTGIRVEIEGPKVVLAATDRFRLAVRELEWQPGRADVETAVLVPARTLSESAKTLGASDQPVQLAFGTGTDGLLGIVNGGRRTTTRLLDAEFPKFRQLLPKEHTSIATLAVNSLTEAIKRVALVAERGAQVRLEFSEEGLLLSAGGDDAGRAEEWLVADFRGEPLTIAFNPGYLLDGLSAAHSDRVTFGFTTPSRPAVFLPAPEEEPAQLESGAFAALAGSYIYLLMPVRLPG is encoded by the coding sequence ATGGAGCTTGCAAGCATGAAGTTTCGGGTCGCCCGCGAGGACTTCGCAGAATCCGTAGCCTGGGTGGCCCGCAGCCTGCCGTCGCGGCCTCCGGTTCCCGTGCTCGGTGGCGTACTCCTCGTGGCTGACGAAGACGGCCTGACGGTCTCCGGTTTCGACTACGAGGTCTCCGCGCAGATGCGGGTGGCCGCCGAGGTCGCCGGTCCGGGCCAGGTCCTGGTGTCGGGCCGCCTCTTGGCCGATATCACCAAGGCGCTGTCCAACAAGCCTGTGGACGTGTCGGTGGACGGCACCCGCGTGCTGATCGCCTGTGGCAGCGCCAAGTTCTCGCTGCCGACCATGCCCGTCGAGGACTATCCCCAGCTGCCCGAGCTGCCCCCGCAGACCGGTGAGCTCGCCGTGGATCTGTTCTCCGAGGCCGTCTCCCAGGTGGCCGTGGCCGCCGGCCGGGACGACACCCTCCCCATGCTCACCGGCATCCGGGTGGAGATCGAGGGCCCGAAGGTGGTCCTGGCCGCCACCGACCGTTTCCGGCTCGCTGTGCGCGAACTGGAGTGGCAGCCGGGCCGTGCGGATGTGGAGACCGCGGTGCTGGTCCCGGCCCGCACCCTGTCCGAGTCCGCGAAGACGCTCGGCGCGTCCGATCAGCCGGTGCAGCTGGCGTTCGGTACCGGCACCGACGGCCTGCTGGGCATCGTGAACGGCGGTCGCCGCACCACCACCCGCCTGCTCGACGCCGAATTCCCCAAGTTCCGTCAGTTGCTCCCCAAGGAGCACACCTCGATCGCCACCCTCGCGGTGAACTCGCTGACCGAGGCCATCAAGCGTGTGGCCCTGGTGGCCGAGCGCGGCGCCCAGGTGCGGCTGGAGTTCTCCGAGGAGGGCCTGCTGCTCTCCGCCGGTGGCGACGACGCCGGTCGCGCCGAGGAGTGGCTGGTGGCCGACTTCCGCGGTGAGCCGCTGACCATCGCCTTCAACCCCGGCTACCTGCTCGACGGCCTGTCCGCCGCGCATTCGGACCGGGTGACCTTCGGCTTCACCACTCCCAGCCGTCCGGCGGTGTTCCTGCCGGCGCCGGAGGAGGAGCCCGCGCAGCTGGAGTCGGGTGCGTTCGCGGCGCTGGCCGGGAGCTACATCTACCTGTTGATGCCGGTGCGGTTGCCGGGCTGA
- the recF gene encoding DNA replication/repair protein RecF: MHVRALSLRDFRSWEAAELELSPGGTVFLGSNGNGKTNLIEAIGYLSTLGSHRVAADAPLIRLGAQKARIGATVVNTGRELRVDMELNQGTANRAQINRSPVRRPREILGILQTVLFAPEDLSLVRGDPGERRKFLDELATARLPRLAGVRADYEKVLRQRSALLKTAGRNARSGARGAELGTLDVWDGHLAAHGAVLLAHRLRLVHDLYPHLAQAYSDIAPESRPATIGYRSSSLPPEFLDSARSPQDDDEEALEAILLRELAAARPKELERGVCLVGPHRDDLELMLGSAPAKGFASHGESWSFALALRLGAFELLRSAGTDPVLILDDVFAELDRRRRSALATVAASAEQVLITAAVPEDVPPELEAAPLRVETTGEADLRASRIAESNTTE; this comes from the coding sequence ATGCACGTGCGTGCGCTGTCGCTGCGCGATTTCCGGTCCTGGGAGGCCGCCGAACTCGAGCTTTCGCCTGGTGGAACGGTTTTTCTGGGTTCCAACGGGAATGGCAAGACCAACCTGATCGAGGCCATCGGATATTTGTCCACACTGGGCTCACATCGGGTGGCGGCCGATGCTCCGCTGATCCGTCTGGGCGCTCAGAAGGCCCGGATCGGTGCGACGGTGGTGAACACCGGTCGCGAGTTGCGGGTCGACATGGAGCTGAATCAGGGCACGGCGAATCGGGCCCAGATCAATCGCTCACCGGTGCGGCGGCCGCGGGAGATCCTGGGGATACTCCAGACGGTGCTGTTCGCTCCGGAGGATCTGTCGCTGGTGCGCGGGGATCCGGGGGAGCGGCGGAAGTTTCTGGACGAGCTGGCCACGGCCCGGTTGCCGCGGCTGGCCGGGGTGCGCGCGGATTACGAGAAGGTGCTGCGGCAGCGGTCGGCGTTGTTGAAAACGGCCGGGCGCAATGCCCGTTCGGGTGCGCGGGGCGCGGAGCTGGGCACCCTCGACGTGTGGGACGGGCATCTGGCGGCGCACGGCGCGGTGCTGCTGGCGCACCGGCTCCGACTTGTCCACGACCTTTATCCACATCTTGCACAGGCTTATTCGGATATCGCGCCCGAATCCCGGCCCGCGACAATCGGTTACCGCAGCTCCAGCCTGCCGCCGGAGTTTCTCGATTCGGCGCGTTCTCCACAGGACGATGACGAGGAGGCGCTCGAGGCGATCCTGTTGCGGGAGTTGGCCGCCGCGCGTCCCAAGGAGCTGGAGCGCGGGGTGTGCCTGGTCGGTCCGCACCGTGACGATCTGGAATTGATGCTCGGTTCGGCGCCGGCGAAGGGTTTCGCCAGTCACGGCGAGTCCTGGTCGTTCGCGCTGGCGTTGCGGCTCGGGGCGTTCGAGCTGTTGCGTTCGGCCGGAACCGATCCGGTGCTGATCCTCGACGACGTGTTCGCGGAACTGGATCGCCGCCGCCGCAGTGCGCTGGCGACGGTGGCCGCCAGTGCGGAGCAGGTGTTGATCACCGCCGCCGTCCCCGAGGATGTGCCGCCGGAACTCGAGGCCGCGCCGCTGCGGGTGGAGACCACCGGGGAGGCGGACCTGCGAGCCTCCCGGATCGCGGAGTCGAATACCACCGAGTGA
- a CDS encoding DUF721 family protein: MAESPDTNIPDAAGGDRTPNSGAAGPEPELRGVDLARRALEEARAAARAAGKSVGQGRASPAAPRKGGIRALRGGRRSWSGAGPDDRDPQAFAALAMQLAKGRGWSAKVAEGTVFGRWAAVVGEDIASHAQPISLENGVLSIQAESTAWATQLRMFQSQILAKIAAAVGNGVVKQLKINGPTAPSWRKGERHIKGRGPRDTYG, translated from the coding sequence ATGGCTGAGTCGCCGGACACGAACATTCCTGACGCCGCCGGTGGCGACCGCACCCCGAATTCCGGTGCGGCCGGCCCCGAGCCGGAGTTGCGTGGAGTCGACCTGGCTCGGCGCGCGCTCGAGGAGGCGCGTGCCGCCGCGCGGGCGGCCGGGAAGTCGGTGGGGCAGGGGCGGGCCTCGCCGGCCGCGCCGCGCAAGGGCGGCATCCGGGCACTTCGAGGGGGCCGCAGAAGCTGGTCGGGTGCGGGTCCCGACGATCGGGATCCGCAGGCGTTCGCCGCGCTGGCGATGCAGTTGGCGAAGGGACGCGGCTGGTCGGCCAAGGTTGCCGAGGGCACGGTGTTCGGCCGCTGGGCGGCCGTGGTGGGGGAGGATATCGCCTCCCATGCTCAGCCGATCTCACTGGAGAACGGCGTGCTGAGCATTCAAGCGGAGTCCACGGCATGGGCGACCCAGCTGCGCATGTTCCAGTCCCAGATCCTGGCGAAGATCGCCGCGGCGGTCGGGAACGGCGTGGTCAAGCAGCTCAAGATCAATGGTCCGACCGCGCCGAGCTGGCGCAAGGGCGAGCGGCACATCAAGGGCCGGGGCCCGCGCGACACGTACGGGTAG
- the gyrB gene encoding DNA topoisomerase (ATP-hydrolyzing) subunit B — protein MDSNADGSTQPKSGTPTSYGAASITVLEGLEAVRKRPGMYIGSTGERGLHHLIWEVVDNSVDEAMAGYASRVDVTLLADGGVEVVDDGRGIPVAMHAQGVPTIEVVMTQLHAGGKFDGESYAVSGGLHGVGISVVNALSTRLQADVDTDGYHWTQEYKDSKPGKLVQGNATKRTGTTIKFWPDPNIFETTTFSFETVARRLQEMAFLNKGLTITLTDQRVAENDIVDEVVSETAEAPKHLDENTPAAEPKVKTRTYHYPGGLEDYVKHINRTKTPIHNSIVGFTGKGTGHEVEVAMQWNSGYSESVHTFANTINTHEGGTHEEGFRAALTTVVNKYAKDKKLLKEKEGNLTGDDIREGLAAIVSVKIADPQFEGQTKTKLGNTEVKSFVQRTCNEHISHWFEANPADAKTIVQKAVSSAQARVAARKARELVRRKSATDLGGLPGKLADCRSKDPSKSEIYIVEGDSAGGSAKSGRDSMYQAILPLRGKIINVEKARIDRVLKNTEVQSIITAFGTGIHDEFDIAKLRYHKIVLMADADVDGQHISTLLLTLLFRFMRPLVEHGHVYLAMPPLYKLKWQRSEPEFAYSDRERDGLLERGLAAGKKINKDDGIQRYKGLGEMNPKELWETTMDPSVRVLRLVTLDDAAAADELFSILMGEDVEARRSFITRNAKDVRFLDV, from the coding sequence ATGGACTCCAACGCAGACGGCTCGACCCAGCCCAAGTCAGGCACGCCGACGTCGTACGGTGCCGCCTCCATCACCGTCCTCGAGGGCCTCGAGGCGGTACGCAAGCGCCCCGGTATGTACATCGGTTCCACCGGTGAGCGCGGCTTGCACCACCTGATCTGGGAGGTCGTCGACAACTCGGTCGACGAGGCGATGGCCGGATACGCCTCGCGCGTCGATGTGACCCTGCTGGCCGACGGCGGCGTCGAGGTGGTCGACGACGGCCGCGGTATCCCGGTCGCGATGCACGCTCAGGGTGTGCCCACCATCGAGGTGGTCATGACCCAGCTGCACGCGGGCGGCAAGTTCGACGGCGAATCGTATGCGGTGTCGGGTGGTCTGCACGGCGTCGGCATCTCGGTGGTGAACGCGCTGTCCACCCGGCTGCAGGCCGATGTGGACACCGACGGATACCACTGGACCCAGGAGTACAAGGACTCCAAGCCGGGCAAGCTGGTCCAGGGCAACGCGACCAAGCGCACCGGTACCACCATCAAGTTCTGGCCGGACCCGAACATCTTCGAGACCACCACCTTCAGCTTCGAGACGGTCGCGCGCCGCCTGCAGGAGATGGCGTTCCTGAACAAGGGCCTGACCATCACGCTGACCGATCAGCGGGTGGCCGAGAACGACATCGTCGACGAGGTCGTCAGCGAAACCGCTGAGGCGCCCAAGCATCTCGACGAGAACACGCCGGCCGCTGAGCCCAAGGTGAAGACCCGCACCTACCACTACCCGGGTGGGCTCGAGGATTACGTCAAGCACATCAACCGGACCAAGACGCCGATCCACAACTCGATCGTCGGGTTCACCGGTAAGGGCACCGGCCACGAGGTCGAGGTCGCGATGCAGTGGAACTCGGGTTACTCCGAGTCTGTCCACACCTTCGCCAACACCATCAACACCCATGAGGGTGGTACGCACGAGGAGGGCTTCCGCGCGGCGCTCACCACGGTGGTGAACAAGTACGCGAAGGACAAGAAGCTGCTCAAGGAGAAGGAAGGCAACCTCACCGGTGACGACATCCGTGAGGGTCTCGCCGCCATCGTGAGCGTCAAGATCGCCGACCCGCAGTTCGAGGGCCAGACCAAGACCAAGCTCGGCAATACCGAGGTGAAGTCGTTCGTGCAGCGCACCTGCAACGAGCACATCTCGCACTGGTTCGAGGCCAATCCGGCCGACGCGAAGACCATTGTGCAGAAGGCGGTCTCGTCGGCGCAGGCCCGGGTCGCCGCGCGCAAGGCGCGAGAGCTGGTGCGGCGCAAGTCCGCCACCGATCTGGGTGGCCTGCCGGGCAAGCTGGCCGACTGCCGTTCCAAGGATCCGAGCAAGTCCGAGATCTACATCGTGGAGGGTGACTCCGCCGGTGGCTCGGCCAAGTCGGGTCGTGACTCGATGTACCAGGCGATCCTGCCGCTGCGCGGCAAGATCATCAATGTCGAGAAGGCGCGCATCGACCGCGTGCTGAAGAACACCGAAGTGCAGTCCATCATCACGGCTTTCGGCACCGGTATCCACGACGAGTTCGATATCGCCAAGCTGCGCTATCACAAGATCGTGCTGATGGCCGACGCCGACGTGGACGGCCAGCACATCTCGACGCTGCTGCTCACCCTGCTGTTCCGCTTCATGCGCCCGCTGGTGGAGCACGGTCACGTGTATCTGGCCATGCCGCCGCTGTACAAGCTGAAGTGGCAGCGTTCCGAGCCGGAGTTCGCCTACTCCGACCGCGAGCGCGACGGGCTGCTGGAGCGGGGCCTGGCGGCCGGCAAGAAGATCAACAAGGACGACGGCATCCAGCGCTACAAAGGTCTCGGTGAGATGAACCCGAAGGAGCTGTGGGAGACGACGATGGACCCGAGCGTGCGGGTGCTGCGTCTGGTCACCCTCGACGACGCCGCCGCGGCCGATGAGCTGTTCTCCATCCTGATGGGTGAGGACGTGGAGGCTCGCCGCAGCTTCATCACTCGGAACGCCAAGGACGTCCGGTTCCTCGACGTGTAA
- the gyrA gene encoding DNA gyrase subunit A, whose amino-acid sequence MTETSLPPSGGDRIEPVDIQQEMQNSYIDYAMSVIVGRALPEVRDGMKPVHRRILYAMYDNGYRPDRGYVKSARPVADTMGNYHPHGDTAIYDTLVRMAQPWALRYPLVDGQGNFGSRGNDGAAAMRYTECRLTPLAMEMLREIDHETVDFVPNYDGKTQEPTVLPSRVPALLMNGSNGIAVGMATNIPPHNLNELAEAIYWALDNHDADEEATLAACIERVKGPDFPTAGLIVGTQGIHDAYTTGRGSVRMRGVVEIEEDSRGRTTIVITELPYQVNTDNFINAIAEQVKDGKIAGVSDIHDESSDRVGMRIVVTVKRDAIAKVVLNNLYKHTQLQTSFGCNMLSIVDKVPRTLRLDQMIRLYVNHQLEVIIRRTRYLLRKAEERAHILRGLVKALDQLDKVIALIRRSADTETARTGLMQLLEIDEIQATAILDMQLRRLSALERQKILDELAKIEAEIADLNDILAKPERQRAIVRDELAEIVDKYGDDRRTKIIAADGDVQDEDLIAREDVVVTITETGYAKRTKTDLYRSQKRGGKGVQGAGLKQDDIVKHFFITSTHDWLLFFTNKGRVYRAKAYELPEANRTARGQHVANLLAFQPDEKIAQVIQLKSYEDAPYLVLATRKGLVKKSKLTDFDSNRTGGIVAVNLRDEDELVGAALCSADDDLLLVSAHGQSIRFNANDEVLRPMGRATSGVQGMRFNADDELLSLNVVRDAEGIYLLVATAGGYSKRTAIDEYTAQGRGGKGVLTIQYDEKRGSLVGALIVNDDDELYAITSGGGVIRTLAHQVRKAGRQTKGVRLMNLGEGDTLLAIARNADEPDQLVEDDTSGSAKQ is encoded by the coding sequence ATGACTGAGACTTCGCTTCCGCCCTCGGGTGGCGACCGCATCGAGCCGGTCGACATCCAGCAGGAGATGCAGAACTCCTACATCGACTACGCCATGAGCGTGATCGTCGGCCGTGCGCTGCCCGAGGTGCGCGACGGCATGAAGCCGGTGCACCGGCGCATCCTGTACGCGATGTACGACAACGGGTATCGGCCCGACCGCGGCTATGTGAAGTCCGCGCGCCCGGTCGCCGACACCATGGGCAACTATCACCCGCACGGTGACACGGCCATCTACGACACCTTGGTGCGTATGGCGCAGCCGTGGGCGCTGCGGTATCCGCTGGTCGACGGGCAGGGCAACTTCGGTTCGCGCGGTAATGACGGCGCGGCCGCCATGCGTTACACGGAGTGCCGCCTGACGCCGCTGGCGATGGAGATGCTGCGCGAGATCGACCACGAGACGGTCGATTTCGTCCCGAACTACGACGGTAAGACGCAGGAGCCGACCGTCCTGCCGAGCCGGGTGCCCGCCCTGCTCATGAACGGTTCCAACGGCATCGCCGTCGGTATGGCGACGAATATCCCGCCGCACAACCTGAACGAGCTGGCCGAGGCCATCTACTGGGCGCTCGACAATCACGACGCGGACGAGGAGGCCACTCTCGCCGCGTGCATCGAGCGGGTGAAGGGTCCGGACTTCCCGACCGCGGGCCTGATCGTGGGCACCCAGGGCATCCACGACGCCTACACCACCGGCCGCGGTTCGGTCCGGATGCGCGGTGTCGTGGAGATCGAGGAGGACAGCCGCGGTCGCACCACGATCGTCATCACCGAGCTGCCGTACCAGGTCAATACCGACAACTTCATCAATGCCATCGCGGAGCAGGTGAAGGACGGCAAGATCGCGGGTGTCTCCGACATCCACGACGAGTCCTCCGACCGTGTCGGTATGCGCATCGTGGTGACCGTGAAGCGCGACGCCATCGCCAAGGTGGTGCTGAACAACCTCTACAAGCACACCCAGCTGCAGACCTCCTTCGGCTGCAACATGCTGTCGATCGTCGACAAGGTGCCGCGCACGCTGCGCCTGGATCAGATGATCCGGCTGTACGTGAACCACCAGTTGGAAGTCATCATCCGGCGCACCCGTTACCTGCTGCGCAAGGCGGAGGAGCGGGCTCACATCCTGCGCGGTCTGGTGAAGGCGCTGGATCAGCTGGACAAGGTCATCGCCTTGATCCGCCGTTCGGCCGACACCGAGACCGCGCGTACCGGCCTGATGCAGTTGCTGGAGATCGACGAGATCCAGGCGACCGCGATCCTCGACATGCAGCTGCGTCGCCTGTCGGCGTTGGAGCGGCAGAAGATTCTCGACGAGTTGGCCAAGATCGAGGCCGAGATCGCCGATTTGAACGACATTCTGGCCAAGCCGGAGCGGCAGCGCGCCATCGTCCGTGACGAATTGGCGGAGATCGTCGACAAGTACGGCGACGACCGCCGTACCAAGATCATCGCGGCCGACGGCGACGTGCAGGACGAGGATCTGATCGCCCGCGAGGACGTGGTCGTGACGATCACCGAGACCGGCTACGCCAAGCGCACCAAGACCGACCTCTACCGTTCGCAGAAGCGCGGCGGCAAGGGCGTGCAGGGCGCGGGTCTCAAGCAGGACGACATCGTCAAGCACTTCTTCATCACCTCGACCCACGACTGGCTGCTGTTCTTCACCAACAAGGGCCGGGTGTACCGGGCCAAGGCGTACGAGCTGCCCGAGGCCAACCGCACCGCACGCGGCCAGCACGTGGCGAACCTGCTGGCATTCCAGCCGGACGAGAAGATCGCCCAGGTCATCCAGCTGAAGTCGTACGAGGACGCGCCGTACCTGGTGCTGGCCACCCGCAAGGGTCTGGTGAAGAAGTCCAAGCTGACCGACTTCGACTCGAACCGGACCGGCGGCATCGTGGCGGTCAATCTGCGCGACGAGGACGAATTGGTCGGCGCGGCACTGTGTTCGGCCGACGACGATCTGCTCCTGGTGTCGGCGCACGGCCAGTCCATCCGGTTCAACGCCAATGACGAGGTGCTGCGCCCGATGGGCCGCGCCACCTCCGGCGTGCAGGGCATGCGCTTCAATGCCGACGACGAGCTGTTGTCGCTCAACGTGGTTCGTGACGCGGAGGGCATCTATCTGCTTGTCGCGACGGCGGGCGGGTACTCCAAGCGCACGGCCATCGACGAGTACACGGCGCAGGGTCGCGGCGGCAAGGGCGTGCTGACGATTCAGTACGACGAGAAGCGTGGCAGTCTTGTCGGTGCGCTCATCGTCAATGACGACGACGAGCTGTACGCGATCACCTCGGGCGGCGGTGTCATTCGCACGCTGGCGCACCAGGTTCGAAAGGCGGGTCGTCAAACCAAGGGCGTCCGGTTGATGAACCTGGGTGAGGGCGATACTTTGCTCGCGATCGCTCGGAACGCGGATGAGCCCGACCAGCTTGTCGAAGATGACACCAGCGGTTCGGCGAAGCAGTAG
- a CDS encoding DUF3566 domain-containing protein, with amino-acid sequence MTERIAPSPIPPRPIPRPGGPDGGAPQNSELSDKSGDSAAEAPAADAASAAPEAADGQGGSPFAEGWSQLPQREPQSNLYRPGQSPTAGRPGTNPSLGGTNPSLGGGGLAGGGGLNAGVSNARTTADLAAKAARKEAAMVKSVGIDGPTRSISRPELVKDLPDLSELRHPLPPPDPIAPAGPVSPSAPAAVAQAAATGEPLRATVQLRHIDPWSTLKISLVISVAMFFVWMLAVGLLYLVLEGMGVWERLNSTFTDMVSDNSSSALIDAGTVFGYAGVIGLINVVLLTALSTVGVFVYNQCTDLVGGIQVTLSDPD; translated from the coding sequence GTGACCGAGAGAATTGCCCCGTCCCCGATTCCGCCGCGGCCTATTCCGCGTCCGGGCGGCCCGGACGGCGGCGCGCCGCAGAATTCCGAATTGTCGGACAAGTCCGGTGATTCGGCCGCCGAGGCCCCCGCGGCCGACGCGGCGTCCGCCGCCCCCGAAGCGGCGGACGGGCAGGGCGGTTCGCCCTTCGCGGAGGGCTGGTCGCAGCTGCCGCAACGGGAGCCGCAGTCCAACCTCTACCGTCCGGGCCAGTCCCCGACGGCCGGTCGGCCGGGTACCAACCCGAGCCTCGGCGGTACCAACCCGAGCCTCGGCGGTGGCGGCCTGGCCGGTGGCGGCGGCCTGAACGCCGGCGTCTCCAATGCCCGCACCACCGCCGACCTGGCGGCCAAGGCGGCGCGCAAGGAGGCGGCCATGGTGAAGTCCGTCGGCATCGACGGACCTACCCGCAGCATCTCCCGTCCGGAACTGGTCAAGGATCTGCCGGATCTGTCCGAGCTGCGGCACCCGCTGCCGCCGCCGGACCCGATCGCGCCGGCCGGTCCGGTGTCGCCGTCCGCCCCCGCGGCGGTGGCGCAGGCCGCGGCCACCGGTGAGCCGCTGCGCGCCACCGTGCAGCTGCGCCACATCGACCCGTGGTCCACGCTGAAGATCTCGCTGGTGATCAGCGTGGCCATGTTCTTCGTGTGGATGCTGGCGGTCGGCCTGCTGTACCTGGTGCTGGAGGGCATGGGCGTCTGGGAGCGCCTGAACTCCACCTTCACCGACATGGTGTCCGACAACTCCAGTTCTGCGCTCATCGACGCGGGCACGGTCTTCGGCTATGCCGGTGTGATCGGCCTGATCAATGTGGTGCTGCTGACCGCGCTGTCCACGGTCGGTGTGTTCGTCTACAACCAGTGCACCGATCTGGTGGGCGGCATCCAGGTCACCCTGTCCGATCCGGACTAG